The genomic segment AGATCGCCGTGCGCCCGGATTTTGCGCGCGCCGCCGACCTGGGCGTGACCAGCAGCGCCATCGCCGAGACGCTGCGCATCGCCACCATGGGCGACTACGACATGGCGCTGCCCAAACTCAACCTGGCCTCGCGCCAAGTTCCGATCGTCGTCAAGCTGCAAGACGGCGCGCGCGGCGACCTGGCGCTGCTCGAACGCCTGGCCGTGCCCGGCAGCAAAGGCCCGGTGATGCTGGGCCAGGTGGCGACGCTGGAGTTCAGCGGCGGCCCGGCCGTGCTCGATCGCTATGACCGCGCGCGCAACGTGAACTTCGAGATCGAGCTGTCCGGCCAGCCGCTGGGCGATGTCAGCAAAGCCGTGCAGGCCCTGCCCGCGATCAGAAACCTGCCGCCCGGCGTGCACCAGGTCGAGATCGGCGACGCCGAGGTCATGGGCGAGCTGTTCGCCAGCTTCGGCCTGGCGATGCTGACCGGCGTGCTGTGCATCTACATCGTGCTGGTGCTGCTGTTCAAGGACTTCCTGCACCCGGTCACCATCCTGGCGGCGCTGCCGTTGTCGCTGGGCGGCGCGTTCGTCGGGCTGCTGATCGCGCACAAGAGTTTTTCCATGCCGTCGCTGATCGGCCTGGTCATGCTGATGGGCATCGCCACGAAGAACTCGATCTTGCTGGTCGAGTACGCCATCCTGGCGCGGCGCGCGCATGGCATGGCGCGCGAGCAGGCGCTGATCGACGCCTGCCACAAGCGGGCACGCCCGATCATCATGACCACGCTGGCCATGGGCGCAGGCATGCTGCCGATTGCCCTGGGCCTGGGCGTTGCCGACCCCAGTTTTCGCTCACCGATGGCGGTGGCGGTGATCGGCGGGCTGATCACCTCCACGCTGCTGAGCCTGCTGGTGATTCCGGCGGTGTTCACCGCCGTCGATGACCTCGGCCAATGGCTGGCGCGCAGGCTGCGCCGCCGGCCCGGGCTGCAACACGGCGCCACGGCGCCACCCGCACAGTGAGCATTGCCGCGCATGTCGAAAACCTCCACCCGCACCACGATGGCCGCCCGTGCCGCCAGCGCGTTGCTCCTGGCCACCCTGGCCGGCGCCAGTGCGGCGCTGCTGATCGGCTGCGGCCAACGCGGCCCGTTGTACCTGCCCGCCCGCCAGCAGACCACACCGCCTTCGGCTGCGCCCACTACGCCCGCCGCACCCGCCATACCCGCATCGGCAGCGTCCACCCCCCGCTGACCGAGGCACAAACGGCCCATCAAGCACAGGCCATGCCGAGATGTTTGATTCACATCAAACGTTCGCCACAACGGCACCGTACAGTTGGTTCACACTTTGAACTTTACTTACACGAACGACATAGGCCCCCATGACCTTGGAACTCTACCGCGACAGGAATCACTGTTGCCTGATGTTCAGCGACCTGATCGAGGAAAACGGCCATGCCGTGCAAGCCAACCAATTCCTGATCATTGACGAGGACGCGGGAGCACTGATCGATCCGGGCGGCAACCTGGCCTTCAACGAGTTGTTCATGGCGGTGAGCCGGCATTTCCCGCCCCGCCAGTTGTCCTACCTGATCGCTTCACATGCCGACCCGGACATCATCGGCTCGCTCGACCGGTGGATGAGCAGCACCGCCGCCCCGCTGGTGATCTCGCGCGTGTGGGAACGCTTTGCGCCGCACTTCACCAAGGTGGGCAAGTCCGACAACCGCGTGATCGGCGTGCCCGACAGTGGCGGGCGCTTGCCCCTGGGGCGCAACGATCTGCTCTTGCTGCCCGCGCATTTCCTGCATTCGGAAGGCAATTTCCACTTCTACGACCCGGTCAGCCGCATCCTGTTCACCGGCGACCTGGGGGTGTCCATGGTCACGGGCGCGCAAGCGGGCCAGCCCGTGACCGACCTGAAAGCGCATATCCCGCAGATGGAAGGTTTTCACCGCCGCTACATGGTCGCCAACAAAATCCTGCGCCTGTGGGCGCGCATGGCGCGGCAACTGGACATCGACATGCTGGTGCCGCAGCATGGCGCCCCGATCCAGGGCCAAGAGGCGATCGACGACTTTTTTGCCTGGGTGGAAAGCCTGATGTGCGGCATCGACCTGTTCGACGAGCAGGTCTACCAAATCCCCAGCGCCCGCATCGACCCCATCAGCCGGCAGATGCGCCCGGCGCTGCGGGCCGTGGCCAACGGCGTCTGAAACCCCCGGGCCTGGTGTCGCGTCACCGATCATCTGTCGGTCCGCGCTCCGACGGCTGCGCGCAACCTACGACATCCGACCGATGACGCGACAACACTGGCGGTTTCACAGCGTGCCGTAGCTATGCAACCCGCTGAGGAACATGTTCACACCCAAAAAGGCAAAGCTGGTGATCGCCAGGCCGGCCAAGGCCCACCAGGCCGACAGGGTGCCGCGCAGGCCCTTCATCAGGCGCATGTGCAGCCAGGCCGCGTAGTTCAGCCAGACGATCAGTGCCCAGGTTTCCTTCGGGTCCCAACTCCAGTAGCCGCCCCAGGCTTCGGCGGCCCACAGGGCGCCCAGCACGGTGGCGATGGTAAAGAACGCAAAGCCCACCGCAATGGCCTTGTACATCACGTCGTCGAGGATCTCGAAGGCGGGCAAGCGCTCGGCAATGCGCCGGCGCCCCAGCAGGATGCCGGCGACGATGAACGCCGAGATGCCGAAGTAGACCATCCAGTAGCTGGCCCCGCCCGCCCCTGCGCCCGGGCGAAAGACCATCGGCTCGAAGCACAGCACCACGCCCAGCAGCCACAGCGGCGCCAACCGGTACCAGCGGGCCGGGCGCGCATGCAGCTTGATCAGATAGGCAAACGCGACCATCGCCGACAGCGCGAACATGCCGTAGCCGATGAAATTGGCCGGCACATGCAGCTTCATCCACCAGCTTTGCAGGGCCGGCACCAGCGGCTGTATCTCGTGCGCCTCGCGCACCACGGTGTACCAGAGCAGAAAGCCGACCGCAGCGCTGACCACCAGCATCACGAAGCCGCCCAGCGCGCGGGTGCGGTAGTGCTGCTCGTAGTACAGGTAAAAGACGGTGGTCATCCAGCAAAACAGCACGAACACTTCATACAGGTTGCTGACCGGGATATGGCCGACGTCCGCGCCTATCAGGTAGCCCTCGTACCAGCGCACCAGGCTGCCGATCTGGCCCATGGCCAGCGCCAGCCAGGCGATGCGCGAGCCGATCAGGCCCAGGGTCCGGCCTTCGCCGCGCGCGAACATGCCGACCCAGTAAAAAGCGGTGCTGATGAAGAACAGCATGCTCATCCACAGGATGGCGGACTGGCTCGACAAAAAGTATTTCAGGCCGAACACCGTCTCGGCCCGCGCCAGACTGCCCGCGCCGCCCTGCTGGTACAGACCGATCGCCGACAGCACCGCTGCCGCCACGCCGAGCATCAGCCACTGCAGCGCGCGCCAGAACCAGCCCAGCCAGACCGCGCTCACCATGGCCCCGAGCAGGATGCACTTGTCGTAGATGTCCATCGCGCCGCCGCCATGCTGCAACGCATACAGGCCGCCCACGAGCACGATGGCGGCAAACAGCCAGTCCTGGCCGCTGCGGCGGGACAAAAAGCCCTGGGTCAGAGTGATCGTGGCGGTATTCATGGGTGCTTGCCTTCGTGGGGTTGCCGGGATTCTCCGGGTTCTTGGGGTTCTTGGGGTTTGGCCCCGAGCAGTTGCTGGGCCAGCCGCGCAAACTCCTGGTCGCCATCGATGGTCCTGCGGTTGGTCGACAAGGCCATCGTGGCCAGGCTGCGCTCCCCCTGGGGCGCCAGCCAGACCCATATGCGCCGCTCGCGCACGTAGAGCATGGCAAAAATGCCCAGTATCAGCAAGGCGCAGCCCAGATAGACGATCGACTTGCCCGGGGCGCGTGCCACCTGAAAGACGCTGGCCTGCACCTGGGTGAAGTCCTTGAGTGCAAAGACCATCGGTGCCGGGTAGATCTGCGCATCGCTGAGCGCGAACAAAGCCTGGGTCATGAAGCCCCGGGTGGCCTCGTCCTGCACCAAGGGCGGCAGGCCGGCGCGCTGGCGTGACAACTGGGCCAGCTCGAACAGGCTGCCGCTCAGAATGCGCACCAGCACCTGGCTGGCCTTTTCGCGCTCGGCCTCGGGCACATGGGTCTGCATGAAGTCGGACACGAGCTGCAGCCCGCCGCCGGATTGGCCCTGGGCCATGCCCGTGCCGGCAAACAGCGCCAGCACGCGCGCAGCCGACTGTTGCAATGGCTCGGCCAGATCGGGGCGCGCGGCATCGGTGGCCTGCGCCACATAGCGCTGCACGGCCTGCGCGCGCGCGTTCGGGTCGGCCAGCGCCGCCTTCAGGCGCATGAAGCCATCCATGCCGCCCTGCTCATCGGCCGGAATGCGCAGGTAGCGCAAGGGCTGGGACGGCGCTTCGCGCACGCCCAGCAAAAACACCGGCACGCCGTCGCCGGTGTCCACGGGCAGCATGTAGTTGTGGAATTCACGCGCCTGTCCCGCCGCATCGCGCAGCTTGTAACCCACACTGGGGCCTACGTTGCGCAGTTCTTTGTTGCCGGCCGCCTTGTTCGCCGCGCCCAGGCGCGCTTGCAGCGACGCGCGCAGGTCCGACGCGGGCTGATCCTCGCCGGCGGCGGCGCCGAAGTTCTCGACATTGATGGTGCGCAGCGCCGTGAACTCCAGCGTCAAGTCGCTGCCTTGCCTGGCCAGCGGCATGGCTTGGCCGACCACGCCCTGCACCTCGAAGGACTGGGCGCCCGCTGCCATCGGCAGCGCGTGCAGCGTGAGCTGCGAGCCCCCGTCGTCAAAGCTGGCCTGGTAGATCTCTATGCCCTGGTAACTGACCGGATGGTTCACCTCGACGCGGGCCGGCAGCGTTGCGCCCGTGGCCTTGTCGTGGATGACGATCTCGCTGGCGAACAGCTTGGGCATGCCGGTGGAGTAATGCTCGACGATGAACTTCTTGAGCTCGATGGCAAAAGGCAACTCCTGCAACAGCACGCCGTCGGGCTGGCTCAGCA from the Verminephrobacter eiseniae EF01-2 genome contains:
- a CDS encoding cytochrome c biogenesis protein ResB, encoding MSDQRRIPSASRALRTGVELLSSMRFAISLLALICIASVIGTVLKQHEPAVNYVNQFGPFWAALFAALGLNAVYSAWWFLLILAFLVLSTSLCIARNTPKIFVDLRAYKENIRAQSLQAFHHKAQAELPESAQAAARRMSTLLAGAGWKVRLQQRGSAAGLDASPDASSGWMVAAKAGAANKLGYLAAHSAIVLVCLGGLLDGELIVRAQMLLGGKTPYQGGGLIADVGPEHRLSLRNPSFRGNLLVAEGTQSGTAVLSQPDGVLLQELPFAIELKKFIVEHYSTGMPKLFASEIVIHDKATGATLPARVEVNHPVSYQGIEIYQASFDDGGSQLTLHALPMAAGAQSFEVQGVVGQAMPLARQGSDLTLEFTALRTINVENFGAAAGEDQPASDLRASLQARLGAANKAAGNKELRNVGPSVGYKLRDAAGQAREFHNYMLPVDTGDGVPVFLLGVREAPSQPLRYLRIPADEQGGMDGFMRLKAALADPNARAQAVQRYVAQATDAARPDLAEPLQQSAARVLALFAGTGMAQGQSGGGLQLVSDFMQTHVPEAEREKASQVLVRILSGSLFELAQLSRQRAGLPPLVQDEATRGFMTQALFALSDAQIYPAPMVFALKDFTQVQASVFQVARAPGKSIVYLGCALLILGIFAMLYVRERRIWVWLAPQGERSLATMALSTNRRTIDGDQEFARLAQQLLGAKPQEPQEPGESRQPHEGKHP
- the ccsB gene encoding c-type cytochrome biogenesis protein CcsB, with product MNTATITLTQGFLSRRSGQDWLFAAIVLVGGLYALQHGGGAMDIYDKCILLGAMVSAVWLGWFWRALQWLMLGVAAAVLSAIGLYQQGGAGSLARAETVFGLKYFLSSQSAILWMSMLFFISTAFYWVGMFARGEGRTLGLIGSRIAWLALAMGQIGSLVRWYEGYLIGADVGHIPVSNLYEVFVLFCWMTTVFYLYYEQHYRTRALGGFVMLVVSAAVGFLLWYTVVREAHEIQPLVPALQSWWMKLHVPANFIGYGMFALSAMVAFAYLIKLHARPARWYRLAPLWLLGVVLCFEPMVFRPGAGAGGASYWMVYFGISAFIVAGILLGRRRIAERLPAFEILDDVMYKAIAVGFAFFTIATVLGALWAAEAWGGYWSWDPKETWALIVWLNYAAWLHMRLMKGLRGTLSAWWALAGLAITSFAFLGVNMFLSGLHSYGTL
- a CDS encoding lipoprotein — encoded protein: MSKTSTRTTMAARAASALLLATLAGASAALLIGCGQRGPLYLPARQQTTPPSAAPTTPAAPAIPASAASTPR
- a CDS encoding oxygen-binding di-iron domain-containing protein gives rise to the protein MTLELYRDRNHCCLMFSDLIEENGHAVQANQFLIIDEDAGALIDPGGNLAFNELFMAVSRHFPPRQLSYLIASHADPDIIGSLDRWMSSTAAPLVISRVWERFAPHFTKVGKSDNRVIGVPDSGGRLPLGRNDLLLLPAHFLHSEGNFHFYDPVSRILFTGDLGVSMVTGAQAGQPVTDLKAHIPQMEGFHRRYMVANKILRLWARMARQLDIDMLVPQHGAPIQGQEAIDDFFAWVESLMCGIDLFDEQVYQIPSARIDPISRQMRPALRAVANGV